TTAGTATGATTCATCTTTGTATTGGATTATAACAATCTAATCGGAATCAGGATTTCGAAATTGACTAGATTGTTATAGTTCAGCAATGAAACTAAGAGTGTGTTTGACATTTTTGTTGGAAgggaattttattttattttattttgggaaaaaacttttttgttttcaaaaggAAACATGAGTAGTTTTTCTGTTGTTAAGAAAAAGCTAAATATTTTCCGCTTCTAAAAAAagtagaagtaaaaaaatatttttttcaagactAAAATATCTCTTCCATATTTACATATTTACCAATTCATTCTAtttgaactaattaatttataagtttggttaaatttcatttaagaaatttatttatatataataattattttattttattttatgtttattggcattactttatatttgatatttttaattatatttaagtcgtcatgttaatattatttcaatatttaatttatgttttatttagacatgcataataataattgaaaatccaaatatatacattcaaatttaacaaatataaaaatgtaacaccctaaaaaattttatgtgtatactggatatacatacatacatacatatatacatacatacatacatacatacatatatatatatatatatatatatatatatatatatatatatcatgcaCTATTTTTCAGATATGATACATCAAATCCGAAATTATACTAAGTGTATATGATACATAGCAATTAGCGCATACATACGTATCCATCACATCTATGTATCCCTTCAATCTTTTTGTATGTTGTATGAATGATGccatatatattgaaaattcaGGCTCTTGTTTCTTCACCTCAACGATGTATCTGATTTACAACTTTTTCTTCAACTTATCAATCTCTAATTCAGTTGCAATGACTGATTGAGATTCACAAAACCAATATTTTGAACAACAACAATTTCATCACTTTGTATCGATCATACCTCGCCTCACTTTCCTAGAATTTGGAATGTCTCGACAAGTTCATGTAATATTAGTAAAATTTCTTGACAGgttcaattaaaaaattgagagtTTTGTGGAAGAATgagaagaaaaattttaaattttgaattagcGTATTACTATTTGTCAATTATCTTTCTGAAGTTTCGGTGTAAAGAGTCCTTCACCGACGCATTTAACCtcatttattaaaataactttCATTGAGTCTCTGCACCTATCCTTTTAATATGAACCTTTGTTTAGGAGTTTGAGGGAATAAGATCCTAGCTAAGTTAAGCTGTGTACTTATGCCTAAATTCTTAAATTCACTTTAGAGATGTTGCTTTATGATGCACAttttatctattaaaaataagcactattttcatctttttatgtTTAGAGTAATTAATAGTAACACATCTCGCAAATGTGACAcctataaaattttgtatacttAATTTAGTGAGATTTAGTTCAaatgatatataaatacattattttaattgtGTATACTTTTTCTCTTGAAAagcaaatattcttttttttttgttctaaaaaactatttttctgGCACGTATATCACTATATACTTATCCATTATTACAAAAACGTatatctaaaaataatgaaCTTTTGACGAAAGTACATCACGAAAAATTCCACATAAtcttttgaataaataattaatatattagcatataaataattttttaatttccagGGATCTATCCTATACAATATAAATTGTTACCATATAAAAATAGTCAAAAGTAAAAAGAGAAATCAAATTACTGTAATTaactaaagaaaaacaataaatggGGTATTTTCTTTGAATATAGATGATGAATTAGGGGAaaacatttatattttcaatttatattgGTAGCAAAGTTTTATCACTTCTTGCaacattattttgaatttaccacTTCAAAAATGGAAAACATATAAGAAGGGAGGAAATTAACTAGATTTAGTTTCCTACTTCAAAAATGAAAACATATAAAAGAAGGGAGAAAATTAACTAGATTTCCAAATCAATTTGGTAGAAAAGTTAGCACTTATTGCAACAATATCTAGAATTACTATTACAAAATTGGAAGACACATAAATGGAGTGCCTATAAATGTTTCTTACATTTCCTTGAATTATATTAGATAGTTGGTATTTCTCTCTATCATTTCTTACTTTAGAGGaaaaaatttatcatcaaaTATGTATAATGCTAACTTTTCTCCATTTTTAGGACCTTCTCTTATCCTACTTTTTTGCCCCGTATGCAATGGAATGTTTCATACTTATTTAGAATTTGTAAATCATATACAAATTACCCATCCATTATCATCTAAGCAAGACATCATTCTACATTCTTCTGTGTATGCATTTGGTACTTTTTTACCAGAATATTCTCTATCAACTCAACCCACGACCCCTCGATAAGTTAGACCAGAAAGAAACAATAATATTGTTATCATACCAACACCATCTTCAAATCTTAACCACCCAATACTTCGTAGGGGTAGAGTACTACCAATCGATAGACAACAATTGGCACGAAGAAACATGTTTGTACCGATCAAAAGGGGTATAACACCAATAATGGATAGAGAACAGATGGCAAGAAGGAGCATGGTTGAAAGCTCAAGGAGGCTATTGTTGATCATAGCACAGTCTtgatcaatcagttggatgttccTATTACATCAAATGAAGATGAGTTAGTTAACATAGATGAAGAACAAATTGAAATAGATTTGAAATTGAGGCTTTAATTAGAGAAACAAGTATATGGATCTTCTTTATAAGATGGGTGTCTAAAACATTATTTTGTTTGAAGCTTTTGTTAAAAGTTTATTTCATATATGTTTGTCTAATAGAAGGGTGTCTAAGAGtctaagttttttatttttgttttattttatttttattttggttagATAGGGTGTGTGTCTaagattattttatgattagagtctattattctatttttaatctaTTGCATATCGAGTTTTATGGATATTTGTTCAATGATATTGGTCATGAATTCATAATACTATGAACTACATTGTGTGACGGCTTTCATTTCTGTCATATCAATGACCAATTTAATAGTGATTCAATCAGTATTTAAAACATAAGATGAAAGttcaaataaatcatatataagaacattaaaatatttcacatcATTGCATcttaaattataattacattCACTATAAAATACAGTAAAATTTCACTAAACTAAAAATTGGATAATTAAAACTCTCCCTCAGATAATATTTTCCTCCGACCTAACTTGGGACAATGAaaagaaatcacatattttgataagataatatatttttagaagacTCTTCTTTAAATATATGGtccaattaatattataaattaatattttcttttaaatggaAATATATGtaagacaatttagtgaaatatgattctttctgttctatttttattaaaattcaaatctaGTCAAAGTTTATCTCaaacttttcttattgcatcCATATGTTTCATTGTTGTCTTTTCTAATTGGATTATAAACTTTTGAAGAGTTCTAAATGCAATAAGTGCTTCTTTACGTGCAATTGGTTCTAAATGTATTGTATCATCTTCAACTTTATCATCAACATTGTTTtctgaataaataattattatattagcatataaataatttttgaatttaatagGACCTATAATGTAAAGTGCAAATCATATCAACAGAAAAATAgtcaaagtaaaaaagaaatcaaattgttgtaattaactaatgaaaaatAATCAGAACGGatattttctttgaatataGATGATGAattggggagggggggggggggggggggggggggaataacCATGTTTTCAAGTTAAACTGTTATTAGAGTTTTGTCACTTCtgcaaaattattttgaatctaCCACTTCAAAAATGGAAAACATATAAATGAAATTACTAGATTTCCAAATTTATTTGGTAGCAAAATTGTCACTTACTGCAACAATATATGAACTTACCATTACGAAATTGAAAGACACAAAAATGAAGAGGACATCATACCAATGAATCACCCATAAATGTTCCttacatttcatataattatattGCATAGTTGGTACTTTTTTTACCAtttcttattttagaaaaaaaaatcatttattgtTCAAATATGCCTAATGTTTAGTTTTCTCCATTTTTAAGACCTATCCTATCCTACTCTTTTGCCCCGTATGTCATGAAATATTTCATACTCATTTCAAATTCATCTTCAAATCATAACCACCAATTAGTAGGGATAGTGCACTACCAATCGATAGACAACAAATGAATCGAAGAAACATGTTTGTACCAACTAGAAGAGGTATAACACAAATAATGAATAGACAACAAATGAAAAGAAGAAACATAGTTGAAAGTTCAAATGAGGCTATTGTTGATTGTACCTATTAAGGATAAACAATTGTAGTCTTATCGCAATAGTTTGAATTATCCTTTGGATGATAGTTAGCTTGTATTTAGGAGTTTTAATCTCATATAAACTCTATCTCATGTATTTCAGATTAAACCTGatgtaatattatatatacatgaatagACGATACTCTCAAAATATAGAGAGTCATTATCAAATTCTCCTTCTTTAACTTGGTATCCGAGCAGTGTACGATTCCTGCTTCCTTTTTTTTCGTCCCTATGGCTTCATCATCTTCGGCCAACAATCTCCGTCTGAAACTATCGGGAGGATCCAAAAATAAAGTTTCCTTACCTCCTCTCAATTTCACACTTACCCAAGATAATTATCTTCTATGGGAAACCACAATCAGATCTTCTCTTGAGGTATTTAACTGGGAAAAATATCTCTACTCTACCCAAATGCCCACACGCATGGTTGTGTCTCCGACAATCGATAGCTCCACAAATAAAACTCATGTTCCCAATCCAGAATATGAAACTTGGAAATCCCATGACAGGGTTATCATTCTTTGGATCAAAACAACTATTGATCGGTCCATCCTTGGACATATTATTCAATCTCGAACAGCAGCTGAGGCATGGACTATCcttcatcatatttttcaaactcAATCCCTTGATCGAGTGATGACTTTGCGTCTCCAACTACAAACAATGACCAAGGGTAGTCTCTCCATCATGGAATATGTCCAGCGCAAACGTACAATTTCCAATAATCTTGTTATGGCCCTTCAACCTGTCACCAATTATGAATTGGTGACTTATATCATGTATGGACTTGATCCATCTTATGGATCCTTCCGCACGGCCATCAACCTTCGAACTCCTCCTGTCACTTGCGAGAAACTTTTTGGTCTTCTCctagaagaagaacaaaaattttCTGATGAATCTCCCCATGTCACTCTTTCGGCTAATATTGCCAATCGCCAAAGTTTTCAGTACCGACTTTCTTATGACTCCATCCCAATAATGAATCAATTACAACAACGCAATCCCAAGTGCAATGACAATAAACGGCCATCTAATCGTCCGCTTTGCCAAATATGTGAAAAAATTGGCCATGTAgcaaaaaattgttataatcgATACAATTATCAATACCCACCAACTAATACACCTCTACCTCAAATCCTCGGCGTTCTTGGACCCCTCTTGGTGTCTTGACTCAGGTGCCACAGATCATGTCATTGCTGATGTTGGTAATCTTTCTATTGCCTCAAACTATTCTAGAAATGACTCGCTTGCTGTTGGTAACGGTTCCAACTCCCAATAACTCACTTTGGTTATTCTTCCATTCCCTCTCCCTCTCGatcttttcaattaaaaaatgtcTTAGTTGTTTCTCAAATTACAATAATCTCCTTAGTGTGTCTCAATTTACTCATGATAACAATGTCATAATTGAGTTTCACCCTTCTTGTTGCTTTATAAAGGACCTAGAGGGAAAGGTTCTACTTCGAGGAATGATTAAACATGGCCTCTATCGTCTTGCTGCCTCTCATCTTCCATCTCAACCGAGTATTTTTTTGGCTGCCAAAGTTCCTCTCTGAACATGGCATGATCGACTTGGTCATCCTCGTAAATCTGTTCTCCGTCGTTTGGCTTCCAGTGTTAATCTTCCAATTTCTAGCAATAAACTCCACTCTGTTTGTGGCCCCTATCAACTTGGCAAGAGTCGTTGTTTCCATTTAGCTTTGTCTCATTTGTCAagttcttttccttttgaattaGTCTATTCTAATGTATGGGGCCCTACTTCAATTGATTCTGTTAATGGAAATAAGTACTTTGTTCAATTTCTAGATGATTATTCTAAATTTGtatggattttttttatgtcttctaaATCTCAAGTTTTCACCATCTTTAAGCATTTTATCAAAATGGTGGAAACTCAATTTAGTCACAAAATTAAATCTATCCAAACTGATTAAGGAGGTGAATATCGCAATGTCTCTACCTTTGTCCAACAATTAGGTATGATTCATCGCGTTACTTGTCCTCCTACTCATGAACAAAATTGTGCTCCTGAACGTCGAAATCGCATCATTGTTGAAAAGGGTCTTGCTCTTCTTGCAAACTCATCTCTTCCCTTACATTTTTGGGAACATGCCTTCTCCACATCCACTTACCTTCATAATCGGATGATCAGTCCATCTCTTAATTTTCAATCGCCATTTTCTCTTCTCTACAATCATAGTCCCGATTACTCATTACTTAAAATTTTTGGGTGTTTGTGTTATCCTTTTCTGCGTCCCTACAACAATCATAAAATTCAGTATCGATCATTGCCTTGTGTATTCTTAGGATACAACAGTAAGCACAAAGGATAGTTGTGTTTTCATGTTTCATCAAGTCGTCTTTACATTGCCCGTGATGTAATTTTTTATGAGAAAAACTTTCCTTACTCCATAATGACCACTAACTCCAAACATGCCTCTATCGCTTTAAGCTTTCTCAATCTTAATATACTCGCCTCTTTGTTTACCTCATCTGACCCCTTTCCAGTCCCTACTTTGTCCTCGTCAATTTATTCCAACACCGATAATTCAATACCTTCATCCAGTTTGCCATCATCCTTGTCTCCACTCTTATCAGCCACTTCCGAGCCCTTAGAACCACCAATTCCTTCCGCTTCTTCGTCTCATGTTTCCGTTTCTCCCCTTTTTGTTCCTCCATCTTCTACATTTCCCTATCTTCGTCAATCCTCAACGTCTATTCACCACATGACTACTAGAGCCTAAACTAATTCTATTAAACCTAAGACATTCCTATTGACTGTTCAGAACACCTCCTCTCCTCATATGGAACCACAAAATTGTAAGCAAGCAAGTTCATCTCCAAAATGGTGTGAGGCCATGTCACATGAATTTAATGCCTTGATTCGTAATGACACTTGGTCCCTCGAACCATCTCCTCCTCATGCCAACATTATCGGGTGTAGATGGGTATTCAAAGTTAAACGACATGCCAATGTGAAGCCTACTACCATTCGGGTGGTCTTATCACTTGCCCTTGCTCGTGGCTGGCCACTTAAACAACTTGATGTTAATAACGCTTTCTTAAATGGCGATCTTTAAGAGGTTGTGTACATGTCTCAGCCCCCTGGATTCATCGATACACAATATCCTAATCATGTTTGTCGTCTAAGAAAAGATCtctatggtttgaaacaagcccCTCGAGCTTGGTTTATGAAACTGAAAAAATTTTCTGGTGCAACACAGATTTCAGAGTTGTTATACTgacttttccctttttgttcGCAATCGTGGCTCTACTCTTACCTACCTTCTCGTCTATGTAGATAATGTCATTATTACAGGTAATGACTCTAATTTTATCTCCAACTACACAGCCACTTTGGACTTCGTTTTCTCCCTTAAAGACTTGGGCAAATTGAGTTTCTTTCTTGGGATTGAAGTACTGCATCACCATGGTCCTTTGCTACTGTCTCAGTCCTCTTACATCAAGGATATTCTCCATCGTAGCCATCTCCAAGATGCCAAACCATTACGAACCCCTGCGGACTCTACTGCCACACTCACACGTGATGGACCGTCGGCTCCAGATGCTACTTTATATCGTAGTATTGTTGGGGCTTTGCAATACACCACTATTACTCATCCAGACATCTCTTATGCTGTTAATCGGGTTTGCCAGTTTATGCACGATCCTCGACTATATCACTGGTCTGCAGGTAAACGTATTTTGTGCTACCTTAAGGGCACAATGCACCTTGGTCTCCAATTTTTTCCATCATCATATCAGTCACTTCAAGCTTACTATGATGCGAAATGGGCTGCCGACATCATTGATCGTCGCTCTCACCATGGCTATGCTATTTTTGTAGGAGATAATCTTGTGATCCGGTCTTCTCGCAAGCAAACTGTTGTGGCTCGCTCCAGCACTGAGGCAGAATATAGAGCAGTTGGCTTTGCCACTGGCGAAGTGACCTGGCTCAAAAATCTACTGTTTGAACTTGGCGTCCCTTGCAGCAAGCCACATGTGCTTCTATGTGATAATCAAAGTGCACTTTACATGTGTGCCAATCCTGTTTTTCACAATCGCTCAA
This DNA window, taken from Solanum lycopersicum chromosome 5, SLM_r2.1, encodes the following:
- the LOC138348971 gene encoding uncharacterized mitochondrial protein AtMg00810-like — protein: MAIFKRLCTCLSPLDSSIHNILIIFQSCYTDFSLFVRNRGSTLTYLLVYVDNVIITGNDSNFISNYTATLDFVFSLKDLGKLSFFLGIEVLHHHGPLLLSQSSYIKDILHRSHLQDAKPLRTPADSTATLTRDGPSAPDATLYRSIVGALQYTTITHPDISYAVNRVCQFMHDPRLYHWSAGKRILCYLKGTMHLGLQFFPSSYQSLQAYYDAKWAADIIDRRSHHGYAIFVGDNLVIRSSRKQTVVARSSTEAEYRAVGFATGEVTWLKNLLFELGVPCSKPHVLLCDNQSALYMCANPVFHNRSKHIEINYHFVREKVEQGLLIVCYVPTQDQFADIFTKALGSSLFIHVLDKFNVRTLPLSLMGDIKDKQL